One window from the genome of Streptomyces sp. NBC_00287 encodes:
- a CDS encoding putative bifunctional diguanylate cyclase/phosphodiesterase, with the protein MSGTSEGPAPAADLIGPAVTESSQGPPPHTGPHDRPPTTPFRSAFDAAPLAMAVVDREGLVTGANPALGELLGRSPQALAGTIAADLVDLTSDARTWHAYREVLRGRQARLRCTRRLKHPDGHCLWVQVAIAPLPAEERGGVLLSVADISARRELQARLRHLQNHDPVTRLPNRTLFFERLSAALEAEAYEEGGTGRIGLCYLDLDGFKAVNDTLGHRVGDRLLAAVAERLTRCADEAGYARASTPLVARLGGDEFALLVEDSTGTEQLADLADSVLKALQAPFDISGRRLSVSASIGVVERHAAGTSPTALMQAADTTLYWAKADGKSRWTLFDPERNAHRMTRQALASTLRPAIERGEFVLEYQPLVCMEDGRLRGVEALVRWNHPQFGLLTPNRFIGLAEEDGSIVPLGRWVLATACRQARRWQLAHPDEPPIFVSVNVAVRQVWDSDLVADVDRILAETGLAPHLLQLELTESAVMGSGGRPQQALQALSDMGVHIAIDDFGTGYSNLAYLSRLPVSVLKLDGSFVKGFQYDGEGIAPNPADEVVVEAMIQLAHRLGLTVTAECVETSAQASRLRRIGCDTGQGWLYSRPVTPDRISELLRSPGVQAVARNP; encoded by the coding sequence GTGAGCGGAACGTCCGAAGGGCCGGCGCCCGCGGCAGATCTCATCGGGCCGGCTGTCACAGAGAGTAGTCAAGGGCCCCCTCCTCATACCGGTCCGCACGACCGGCCACCCACCACGCCTTTCCGGTCCGCCTTCGACGCCGCTCCCCTGGCGATGGCGGTCGTCGACCGCGAAGGCCTGGTCACGGGCGCCAACCCGGCACTCGGCGAGCTGCTCGGCCGCAGCCCGCAGGCGCTGGCCGGGACGATCGCCGCCGATCTGGTGGACCTGACGTCGGACGCCCGCACCTGGCACGCGTACCGCGAGGTGCTGCGCGGCCGGCAGGCACGGCTGCGCTGCACCCGCCGGCTGAAGCACCCCGACGGGCACTGCCTGTGGGTGCAGGTCGCCATCGCGCCGCTGCCCGCCGAGGAGCGCGGCGGGGTGCTGCTGTCGGTCGCCGACATCAGCGCCCGTCGTGAACTCCAGGCCCGGCTGCGGCACTTGCAGAACCACGACCCGGTGACCCGGCTGCCCAACCGCACACTGTTCTTCGAGCGTCTGTCGGCGGCGCTGGAGGCGGAGGCGTACGAGGAGGGCGGCACCGGTCGGATCGGACTGTGCTATCTGGACCTCGACGGCTTCAAGGCGGTCAACGACACCCTCGGCCACCGGGTGGGCGACCGGCTGCTGGCGGCCGTGGCGGAGCGCTTGACCAGGTGCGCGGACGAGGCGGGGTACGCCAGGGCGAGCACACCGCTGGTGGCGAGGCTCGGCGGCGATGAATTCGCCCTGCTGGTCGAGGACTCGACGGGCACCGAGCAACTCGCCGATCTCGCCGACTCGGTACTCAAGGCCCTCCAGGCCCCCTTCGACATCTCGGGCCGCAGGCTGTCGGTGTCGGCGTCGATCGGGGTCGTGGAGCGGCACGCCGCCGGGACCAGCCCCACCGCGCTGATGCAGGCCGCCGACACCACGCTGTACTGGGCGAAGGCCGACGGCAAGAGCCGCTGGACGCTCTTCGACCCCGAGCGCAACGCCCACCGTATGACCCGCCAGGCCCTCGCCTCCACGCTCCGGCCCGCCATCGAGCGCGGGGAGTTCGTGCTGGAGTACCAGCCGCTGGTGTGCATGGAGGACGGGCGGCTGCGCGGGGTGGAGGCGCTGGTCCGATGGAATCATCCGCAGTTCGGACTGCTGACGCCGAATCGGTTCATCGGACTGGCCGAGGAGGACGGCTCGATCGTGCCGCTCGGCCGCTGGGTGCTGGCCACCGCCTGCCGCCAGGCCCGCCGTTGGCAACTGGCCCATCCGGACGAGCCGCCGATCTTCGTCAGCGTCAATGTGGCAGTCCGTCAGGTCTGGGACTCCGACCTGGTCGCGGACGTGGACCGGATCCTCGCGGAGACGGGCCTCGCCCCGCACCTGCTCCAACTGGAGCTGACCGAGTCCGCGGTGATGGGCTCGGGCGGCCGACCGCAGCAGGCGCTGCAGGCCCTCAGCGACATGGGCGTCCACATCGCGATCGACGACTTCGGCACGGGGTATTCGAACCTCGCGTACCTGAGCCGGCTTCCGGTGTCGGTACTGAAGCTGGACGGTTCCTTCGTCAAGGGTTTCCAGTACGACGGTGAAGGCATCGCGCCCAACCCCGCGGACGAGGTCGTCGTGGAGGCGATGATCCAGCTCGCCCATCGTCTCGGCCTGACCGTGACCGCGGAGTGCGTGGAGACCTCGGCGCAGGCGTCGCGGCTACGGCGGATCGGGTGCGACACCGGCCAGGGGTGGCTGTACTCCCGGCCGGTGACGCCGGATCGTATCTCCGAGCTGCTGCGCTCGCCCGGGGTTCAGGCGGTCGCGCGCAATCCGTAG
- a CDS encoding LLM class flavin-dependent oxidoreductase, translated as MAADEIRGAVQGTAPVPLSVLDLVTVGVGSTATDALRTSVELARFTESRGFHRYWVAEHHSMPGVASSSPAVILAHLAAHTSRIRLGSGGVMLPNHAPLVIAEQFGTLEALAPGRIDLGLGRAPGTDGATAAALRRSDRLNEGADDFPQQLAELTRFLDDDFPDGHPYRRIHAVPGPVQATAPGGVQSPHRPPVWLLGSSGFSARLAGALGLPFAFAHHFSAHNTVPALDLYRESFQPSEVLDAPYALIGVSVLATDDEKEARRQVRATGLNMVRLRTGRPGLFPSPEEAEAHQFSAMEDEFIESWGANIVHGTADEVRSGLDELHKRTGADELMLTSHAHSGALRLRSYELVADAYGLRATA; from the coding sequence ATGGCGGCAGACGAGATCCGGGGCGCAGTACAGGGCACCGCCCCCGTCCCCCTCTCCGTACTCGACCTGGTCACCGTCGGCGTCGGCAGTACCGCCACCGATGCCCTCAGGACCAGCGTCGAGCTCGCCCGTTTCACGGAGTCCCGCGGGTTCCACCGGTACTGGGTCGCCGAGCATCACTCCATGCCCGGGGTGGCCTCCTCCTCCCCGGCCGTGATCCTCGCCCACCTCGCCGCCCACACCTCCCGGATCCGCCTCGGCTCCGGCGGTGTGATGCTCCCCAACCACGCCCCGCTGGTCATCGCGGAGCAGTTCGGCACCCTGGAGGCGCTCGCCCCGGGCCGGATCGACCTCGGGCTCGGGCGGGCGCCGGGCACGGACGGGGCCACCGCCGCCGCCCTGCGCCGCAGCGACCGGCTCAACGAGGGTGCCGACGACTTCCCCCAGCAGCTCGCCGAGCTGACCCGTTTCCTTGACGACGACTTCCCGGACGGGCACCCCTACCGGCGTATCCACGCCGTCCCCGGGCCGGTCCAGGCGACTGCCCCCGGCGGGGTCCAGAGCCCGCACCGGCCGCCCGTCTGGCTCCTCGGCTCCTCCGGCTTCAGCGCCCGGCTCGCCGGCGCGCTCGGCCTGCCCTTCGCCTTCGCGCACCACTTCTCCGCGCACAACACCGTCCCGGCGCTCGACCTCTACCGGGAGTCCTTCCAGCCGTCCGAGGTCCTCGACGCCCCCTACGCCCTGATAGGCGTCTCCGTCCTCGCCACCGACGACGAGAAGGAGGCCAGGCGGCAGGTGCGGGCCACCGGACTGAACATGGTGCGGCTGCGGACCGGGCGGCCCGGGCTCTTCCCCAGTCCCGAAGAGGCGGAGGCGCATCAATTCAGCGCCATGGAGGATGAGTTCATCGAGTCCTGGGGCGCCAACATCGTGCACGGCACCGCCGACGAGGTCCGCTCCGGGCTCGACGAGCTCCACAAGCGCACCGGCGCCGACGAGTTGATGCTCACGTCCCACGCGCACAGCGGCGCGCTGCGGCTGCGTTCCTACGAACTCGTCGCGGACGCCTACGGATTGCGCGCGACCGCCTGA
- a CDS encoding maleate cis-trans isomerase family protein, translating into MTALGFLYPGHSAEDDYPRIEQLLGSDIRVDLVHTDIGEDAHRVDALKEMGSAERLAAGVEQLRLTGAEAVVWACTSGSFVYGWEGAHDQVRALARTAGMPASSTSFAFVHAAAELGVRRVAVGATYPDDVADLFAAFLRAGGAEVVSVRGSGIITAAEVGQWTEEDVLALARQADDEAAEAVLLPDTALHTAAVIPTLEKELGKPVLTANQVTVWEALRLADRRVNAPALGLLFTREPIVQV; encoded by the coding sequence ATGACGGCACTCGGATTCCTCTACCCGGGCCACTCCGCCGAGGACGACTATCCACGCATCGAGCAGCTCCTGGGCAGCGACATCCGGGTGGACCTGGTGCACACGGACATCGGCGAGGACGCGCACCGGGTCGACGCCCTGAAGGAGATGGGCTCCGCGGAGCGCCTGGCGGCGGGCGTGGAGCAACTGCGTCTGACGGGCGCGGAGGCGGTGGTCTGGGCGTGCACGAGCGGCAGCTTCGTCTACGGCTGGGAGGGCGCCCACGATCAGGTCCGCGCCCTGGCCCGTACGGCGGGCATGCCGGCCTCCTCGACGTCCTTCGCCTTTGTGCACGCGGCGGCGGAGCTCGGGGTGCGCCGGGTGGCGGTGGGCGCGACCTACCCCGACGACGTGGCCGACCTGTTCGCCGCCTTCCTGAGGGCGGGCGGAGCCGAGGTGGTGTCGGTGCGCGGCTCCGGCATCATCACGGCGGCGGAGGTGGGGCAGTGGACGGAGGAGGACGTCCTGGCCCTGGCCCGGCAGGCCGACGACGAGGCGGCGGAGGCGGTACTGCTCCCGGACACGGCCCTGCACACGGCGGCCGTGATCCCCACCCTGGAGAAGGAACTGGGGAAACCGGTCCTGACGGCGAACCAGGTGACGGTCTGGGAGGCGCTGCGCCTGGCGGACCGCAGGGTGAACGCCCCGGCGCTCGGGTTGCTGTTCACCCGGGAGCCGATCGTGCAGGTGTGA